Proteins encoded together in one Carya illinoinensis cultivar Pawnee chromosome 3, C.illinoinensisPawnee_v1, whole genome shotgun sequence window:
- the LOC122305575 gene encoding transcription factor bHLH162-like encodes MDQPSQSTSKKVERRIIEKNRRNQMKFLYSRLNSLLPNHNSKEPVSVPDQIDEAINYIKSLETKLKKSKEMKQRLTGRKRSYPCTNFEEKATVKSPKIEIREMGSTTEVVLVTGLDKQFIFYEIIHILHEEQADVLTASFSIAGDSILHIVHAENLGSSFDFGAAKVTERLKRLVYGSTSDVDQLEPDLWDFNIHSEPWDF; translated from the exons ATGGATCAACCAAGTCAATCCACTTCAAAGAAAGTAGAAAGACGCATAATTGAGAAAAATAGGAGAAATCAGATGAAATTCCTCTACTCCAGGCTCAATTCCCTCCTCCCTAATCACAACTCCaag GAGCCAGTATCAGTACCTGATCAAATAGATGAGGCAATAAACTACATCAAAAGTCTAGAGACAAAGCTGAAGAAATCTAAGGAGATGAAACAGagattaacaggcagaaaaagATCATATCCATGCACAAACTTTGAAGAAAAGGCGACCGTAAAATCTCCGAAAATCGAAATCCGTGAAATGGGTTCTACCACGGAGGTCGTTTTGGTAACTGGGCTAGATAAACAGTTCATCTTCTACGAAATTATTCACATTCTTCATGAAGAACAAGCGGACGTGCTGACTGCCAGTTTTTCGATTGCTGGGGACTCGATTCTCCACATAGTGCACGCAGAg AATCTGGGATCTTCATTCGATTTTGGAGCTGCAAAAGTGACTGAGAGGCTGAAAAGACTAGTTTACGGATCCACCAGTGACGTAGATCAACTGGAGCCAGACCTGTGGGACTTCAATATCCATTCTGAACCGTGGGATTTCTGA